A part of Marinomonas rhizomae genomic DNA contains:
- a CDS encoding replication protein P, whose translation MKEPQAVQNLLKPLENRLATPSTTSTTQTGEYGAGNPGHGNAGYGNAGNSSRESGPTEAEQQTRILVNMLFARFKAIYTHKFASAYSTTDEVKLAKREWAIALKGFQEPLLAYAVERTKEEHTWPPTIADFLKLINTAYKAYGLPDPRAAYLEACACRTDPLQYKWSHTAVFFAGSEAGWYKLKSEEERVTWPLFEKSYLKVVDRVIAGERLVIPKVIMIEDKQTLSVKDLAGKIAGDLSVDEEQIAPLLYYTQKTHGSGVRARYREISQKKLLEMGYKETLPE comes from the coding sequence ATGAAGGAACCTCAGGCAGTACAAAATTTACTAAAACCTCTAGAGAACAGGTTAGCGACGCCCTCAACAACATCCACGACACAGACTGGTGAGTATGGCGCCGGCAATCCAGGGCATGGTAACGCAGGCTATGGTAATGCTGGTAACAGCAGCCGTGAATCGGGTCCAACAGAGGCAGAACAGCAAACGCGTATCTTGGTTAATATGTTGTTTGCGCGTTTTAAAGCCATCTACACCCACAAATTTGCCTCTGCTTACAGCACAACGGATGAAGTGAAACTCGCAAAACGTGAGTGGGCGATTGCTTTGAAAGGCTTTCAAGAGCCACTGTTGGCCTATGCAGTAGAGCGTACTAAAGAAGAGCATACTTGGCCGCCAACCATTGCAGACTTCTTGAAACTGATTAATACCGCGTATAAAGCGTATGGTTTGCCAGATCCTCGAGCGGCGTATCTTGAAGCGTGTGCTTGCCGAACTGATCCATTGCAGTATAAATGGAGCCATACGGCCGTATTCTTTGCAGGCTCTGAGGCGGGTTGGTACAAGCTGAAATCTGAAGAAGAGCGAGTCACTTGGCCTTTATTTGAAAAAAGTTATTTGAAAGTCGTAGATCGAGTTATTGCTGGCGAACGCTTAGTTATTCCTAAAGTCATAATGATCGAAGACAAGCAAACTCTGAGCGTAAAAGATTTAGCGGGTAAAATTGCAGGCGATTTATCTGTCGATGAAGAGCAGATCGCTCCTTTACTTTATTACACCCAAAAAACACATGGGTCTGGCGTGCGAGCTCGTTATCGTGAAATTAGTCAAAAAAAGCTCTTAGAAATGGGGTATAAAGAAACGCTGCCGGAATAA
- the uvrC gene encoding excinuclease ABC subunit UvrC: protein MSHSEFDPKHFVSNLTTRPGVYRMYDVNGELLYVGKAKNLKNRVASYFRVTGLTTKTMALVSRIHTIEIAVTKSETEALLLEQTLIKQHRPPYNILLRDDKSYPYILLSNHHHPALLFRRGDKTDKGTLFGPFPSGSAVKESLNTMQKVFKVRQCEDSTYANRSRPCLQYQIKRCSGPCVNLISDEEYELDVRHARMFLQGKDQELTTEITTQMSAAAADMEFERAAELRDQIIQLKHIQEQQHVYGQTGEADVIASIIQPGGLCVHVMMIRKGKVVGSKSYYPKMPIEITEGELLSSFIAQFYLGGIQELPKTLIISHELEDGDALVEGIFETTQKKIEVLSNVRGQRARWLELAKLNAEQGLQARLSDKRNHFSRITALQKLLGFSEPPMHMECFDISHSSGEATVASCVVFGADGPDKKRYRSFNIEGVEPGDDYGAMKQALTRRYKRVKSGELEAPDVLLIDGGKGQLTQAEAVLKELGLVNIFLLGVAKGDTRKPGLETLYIGSKEDEVVLPPDSAALHLIQHIRDEAHRFAVKSHRRRRDKKRRHSVLEDIPGIGPNRRKELLTAFGGYQELLSASQEDISKVKGISAKKAEEIYLYLHKS from the coding sequence TTGAGCCATTCAGAATTTGATCCGAAGCATTTTGTTAGCAACTTAACCACACGTCCAGGCGTTTATCGCATGTACGATGTAAATGGCGAGTTGCTCTATGTCGGAAAAGCCAAAAATCTAAAAAATCGTGTTGCTAGCTATTTTCGCGTAACAGGGTTAACGACCAAAACCATGGCCTTGGTTAGTCGTATTCACACAATTGAAATTGCTGTCACAAAAAGCGAAACAGAAGCCTTGCTCCTTGAGCAAACGCTGATTAAACAGCATCGTCCACCGTACAATATTTTGCTGCGAGACGATAAATCCTACCCGTATATTTTGCTATCGAATCACCATCATCCAGCCTTGCTGTTTCGTCGTGGTGATAAAACCGACAAAGGCACCTTGTTTGGTCCTTTTCCGAGTGGAAGTGCGGTGAAAGAAAGTTTGAATACCATGCAAAAGGTCTTCAAAGTACGCCAGTGTGAAGACAGCACCTATGCGAATCGCTCTCGGCCTTGTTTGCAGTATCAAATTAAGCGTTGCTCTGGTCCTTGCGTGAACTTAATTAGTGATGAAGAATACGAACTGGACGTTCGTCACGCGCGCATGTTTTTACAAGGTAAAGACCAAGAGCTCACAACGGAAATCACTACACAAATGAGTGCCGCCGCCGCGGACATGGAATTTGAACGCGCGGCCGAGTTACGTGACCAAATTATTCAGCTCAAACACATCCAAGAACAGCAGCATGTTTATGGGCAAACGGGTGAGGCTGATGTGATTGCCTCTATTATTCAACCCGGTGGTTTATGTGTTCATGTGATGATGATACGCAAAGGCAAAGTAGTCGGTAGTAAAAGTTATTACCCCAAAATGCCGATCGAAATCACGGAAGGTGAATTATTATCGTCTTTTATCGCTCAATTTTACTTGGGTGGTATTCAAGAGTTACCTAAGACGCTTATCATTAGTCACGAGCTAGAAGATGGTGATGCGCTGGTGGAAGGTATATTCGAAACCACGCAGAAAAAAATTGAAGTGCTGAGCAATGTGAGAGGTCAGCGTGCCCGTTGGCTTGAGTTAGCAAAACTTAATGCCGAACAAGGGTTACAAGCGCGCCTATCGGACAAACGTAATCACTTTAGTCGTATAACCGCCTTGCAAAAATTGTTAGGCTTCTCTGAGCCGCCAATGCACATGGAGTGTTTTGATATTAGTCACTCTAGTGGCGAGGCAACCGTCGCATCGTGTGTGGTGTTTGGGGCTGATGGGCCGGATAAAAAACGTTACCGATCATTTAACATCGAAGGCGTCGAACCAGGCGATGATTACGGTGCCATGAAGCAGGCACTGACGCGCCGCTATAAACGCGTGAAAAGTGGTGAGCTAGAGGCGCCAGACGTCTTGCTTATTGATGGTGGTAAAGGCCAGTTAACTCAGGCTGAAGCCGTGTTAAAAGAATTAGGCTTGGTGAATATCTTTTTATTGGGTGTCGCCAAAGGCGATACGCGTAAACCAGGTCTTGAAACTCTGTATATCGGCTCCAAAGAAGATGAAGTGGTATTGCCGCCAGATTCGGCTGCCTTACACTTGATTCAACATATTCGTGATGAAGCACATAGATTTGCGGTTAAGAGTCATCGTCGTAGACGAGACAAGAAGCGTCGACATTCGGTATTGGAAGATATTCCAGGTATCGGGCCAAATCGACGCAAAGAGCTGCTGACAGCCTTTGGTGGGTACCAAGAGTTGCTTTCAGCCAGTCAGGAAGATATTTCAAAGGTGAAAGGGATAAGCGCTAAAAAAGCGGAAGAAATTTATCTCTACCTTCATAAAAGTTAA
- a CDS encoding DnaT-like ssDNA-binding domain-containing protein: MLDNDYSLPISFSMAAQIGLEETVLLTFLKQQAYLVGSNALRVEMSRLSVQLPFWTVPMLMRLLSNLQISQLLSFQRQEEILEIHLASSQKAAQTVKPAAEPSKEDSLMSKMDRLHKASREKTEEFTPQPKSYPAKQPVRQYEAPSPPVVNDRRGVTDFDLYLEQKERARQPDQWQPEEATLEQIGQAGIAREFALSLQTEFLLRIKEQRKNVRTWNSEFFKYVKRQWQYKQSDRSSYEGTSGSTKFTKTSREQVSDALNNIHDTDW, translated from the coding sequence ATGTTGGATAACGACTATTCATTACCGATATCATTTTCAATGGCAGCCCAGATTGGGTTGGAAGAAACCGTATTATTGACCTTTTTGAAGCAGCAGGCTTATCTTGTTGGTTCCAATGCTTTACGTGTTGAAATGAGTAGACTTAGTGTTCAGCTACCATTCTGGACTGTCCCTATGTTGATGCGATTGTTGTCGAATTTACAAATTAGCCAACTGTTGAGCTTTCAGCGCCAAGAAGAAATACTTGAGATTCATTTAGCTTCATCGCAAAAAGCGGCACAAACGGTTAAACCAGCCGCAGAGCCTTCGAAAGAAGATTCCTTGATGAGTAAAATGGATCGGTTGCATAAAGCGTCTCGGGAGAAAACCGAAGAATTCACGCCGCAGCCTAAAAGCTACCCTGCGAAGCAACCTGTTCGACAATACGAAGCACCCTCTCCGCCAGTGGTCAATGACCGTCGCGGAGTCACGGATTTCGACTTGTACCTAGAGCAAAAAGAGCGTGCTCGACAACCGGATCAGTGGCAACCTGAAGAGGCGACGTTAGAACAAATTGGCCAAGCAGGCATTGCTCGCGAATTTGCCTTGTCTTTGCAAACTGAGTTTTTGCTGAGAATCAAAGAGCAGCGGAAAAATGTCAGAACTTGGAACAGCGAATTTTTTAAATACGTAAAACGTCAGTGGCAATACAAACAATCAGATAGGTCTTCATATGAAGGAACCTCAGGCAGTACAAAATTTACTAAAACCTCTAGAGAACAGGTTAGCGACGCCCTCAACAACATCCACGACACAGACTGGTGA
- a CDS encoding response regulator, whose translation MLKVLIVDDHDMVSQGISRVLQDVKGVEVVGVVHSGEEAIVQSKILLPDIVLMDVHMPGIGGLGATKEIKRILPKTKVIALSALDDNLYPVKLLEAGASGYVTKGTNTSELLEAIQMVSKGEHYISKSIAQKMALSKFSIDGQGSPLGQLSDRELQVAQMIVDCKKSNEIAEHLNVSPKTVSTYRTRIFSKLNIDSDVELIHLAVRYNVLGMG comes from the coding sequence ATGTTAAAAGTATTGATTGTTGACGACCATGACATGGTTAGCCAAGGTATTAGTCGTGTATTACAGGATGTAAAAGGCGTTGAGGTTGTCGGTGTTGTACATAGTGGTGAAGAAGCCATTGTTCAGTCTAAAATCTTATTGCCAGATATTGTTTTGATGGACGTGCATATGCCGGGAATTGGTGGTTTAGGCGCGACAAAAGAAATAAAGCGCATCTTACCGAAAACCAAGGTGATTGCCTTGTCTGCCCTTGATGACAACTTATACCCAGTGAAGCTGTTGGAGGCCGGTGCGTCTGGCTATGTGACCAAAGGTACCAACACCTCCGAGCTATTAGAAGCCATCCAAATGGTATCGAAAGGCGAACACTATATTTCTAAAAGTATTGCTCAGAAAATGGCCCTGTCTAAGTTTTCCATCGACGGACAAGGTTCACCATTGGGGCAATTATCTGATAGAGAATTACAAGTGGCTCAGATGATCGTAGATTGCAAAAAATCCAACGAAATTGCCGAGCACTTAAATGTCAGTCCTAAAACCGTGAGTACTTATCGTACTCGTATCTTTTCAAAGTTGAACATAGACAGCGATGTCGAGTTGATTCACTTGGCGGTACGTTACAATGTGCTTGGTATGGGCTAG
- the recC gene encoding exodeoxyribonuclease V subunit gamma, which yields MFQLYTGNRLEDLAVLLAKILAVSPPENPFDDESILVQNPGMAQWLKMFLAESHSIAAGLVFPLPSTFVWQTFSQTLDDIPAQSEFNKPFLVWRLMRLLDTRLNEPEFQALSWYLEEDDTQIRRFQLCSSIADIYDQYLVYRPDWIKSWEGGEAQDPRLKAIFEQQPWQAILWRDLVADVSQQGTSLYHRGNLIEALHDATQSFSRPVGVPERIFIFGVSSLPPNTLESLRVLAVSGWIDVHLFLQNPCRFYWGDVVDKHYLGREIKRQTLKPGLSTDTLHLDANPLLASWGRLGRDYIAQLQEMADSELEVFEDYRTEQSTGLLQWVQQDVLTLENHGSKEERDASIANAEYRHPVDVDDQSIRVHLCHSPLREVEVLHDQLLQMFESDPSLTPKDVIVMLPDVNTYSPFVKAVFGGVKGSAQVRKHIPFALIDQSGGMENPIVDAYLYLLGLGESRFTLSELISVLEVPAVLARFELTADELERIRQWSTEVGIRWGLDGKTAQQHDLPIQESHTWLNGVRRMLLGYAMGHDHIWEGALSYGDVEGLEASVAGKLAEFLVAINDAQAKLMESLAPKEWISTLYYLAERFFLLEEDDAFQVLLTKQLDALTLQWQQAHFDSPLDQQVIRQLLSPLLQESQGGQRFLAGRVNFCTLMPMRSVPFKVICVLGLNEGGYPRSVAPMGFDLMVGQYRSGDRSRREDDKYLFLEALMSARDCFYISYVGRSIQDNSEKNPSILVSELLEYIGQSCVFEGDQALAPDESQKTLLEKLILEHPLQPFNAAYYATQSSVEVNSQSSDKRLYSYDEQWLPALLSVPMDDEYSEFAPLGGLEQPRLELALDELSRFIGHPTRYFTQRRLKAYLSLQEEEEKEDEPFALDGLAGYQLREGLLQAMLKGDDDQFVERLSLMGALPYGALGRLSLQQSRGQCQQLFSVLQGYALEECEPIEVNLALGSIVLQAWLDLPTATTRLSYRIGDLSAHQKMQAWIEHLALCAQGTPKQHHLINLSKTGKLLQHSFILIPPKDAQEYLNTMLALLQQGLCQPIALPAKSADAWCKSYCSSKAQEDLDTAWEQALKLYQDNSSAFTRSEVDDAYWQRYFPDLNRQKEAFVALCEQIWLPMHRHLEVME from the coding sequence ATGTTTCAACTTTACACAGGTAACCGTCTAGAAGATTTAGCCGTGTTGCTTGCGAAGATTCTGGCTGTTTCTCCACCAGAAAATCCGTTTGATGATGAATCCATTTTGGTGCAAAACCCCGGTATGGCGCAATGGCTGAAGATGTTCTTAGCCGAGTCGCATTCTATCGCTGCGGGTTTGGTGTTTCCTTTGCCTTCTACTTTTGTTTGGCAAACTTTTTCGCAAACCTTAGACGATATTCCCGCGCAGAGTGAATTTAATAAACCTTTCTTAGTGTGGCGCTTGATGCGCTTGCTGGATACTCGCCTTAACGAACCAGAATTTCAGGCGCTAAGTTGGTATCTTGAAGAAGACGATACGCAAATTCGGCGCTTTCAGTTATGCAGCAGCATTGCCGATATTTACGATCAATATTTGGTTTACCGTCCGGATTGGATTAAATCTTGGGAAGGTGGCGAAGCACAAGACCCCAGGCTGAAAGCCATCTTTGAGCAGCAACCTTGGCAGGCTATTTTGTGGCGCGATCTGGTTGCCGATGTGAGCCAGCAAGGAACCTCGCTTTATCACCGCGGTAATCTGATTGAAGCTTTGCATGACGCCACACAATCCTTTTCCCGACCTGTTGGCGTGCCAGAGCGAATCTTTATTTTTGGTGTGTCTTCTTTGCCGCCGAATACGCTTGAGTCTCTTCGCGTGTTGGCGGTGTCGGGCTGGATTGATGTGCATCTGTTTTTGCAGAACCCTTGTCGTTTTTATTGGGGCGATGTGGTTGATAAACATTACTTAGGTCGAGAAATAAAACGCCAAACTCTCAAGCCTGGATTGAGTACCGATACTTTGCATTTGGACGCCAATCCTTTGTTAGCCAGTTGGGGGCGCTTGGGCCGAGACTACATTGCGCAGCTACAAGAAATGGCTGATAGCGAACTAGAAGTATTCGAAGATTATCGTACTGAGCAATCGACAGGGTTACTACAGTGGGTTCAGCAAGACGTGCTGACTTTAGAAAATCATGGTTCGAAAGAAGAAAGAGACGCCAGCATTGCTAATGCCGAGTATCGACACCCTGTCGATGTTGATGATCAGAGTATTCGTGTACACCTTTGTCATAGTCCGTTACGGGAAGTGGAAGTCTTGCATGACCAGCTGTTGCAAATGTTTGAGAGTGATCCGAGCCTGACGCCAAAAGACGTCATCGTTATGTTGCCCGACGTCAACACTTACAGCCCCTTTGTAAAAGCCGTCTTTGGTGGTGTAAAAGGTAGCGCGCAAGTTAGGAAACACATTCCCTTTGCCTTGATCGACCAGTCTGGTGGTATGGAAAACCCGATTGTCGATGCCTATTTGTATTTGCTTGGTTTGGGCGAAAGTCGTTTCACCTTGTCCGAATTGATCAGCGTATTAGAAGTGCCTGCGGTGTTAGCGCGTTTTGAATTAACCGCCGATGAATTAGAGCGTATTCGTCAATGGTCGACGGAAGTGGGTATTCGTTGGGGGTTGGATGGCAAAACCGCGCAGCAACATGATCTGCCAATACAAGAATCGCACACATGGCTAAATGGCGTACGTCGCATGTTATTGGGTTACGCCATGGGTCACGATCATATTTGGGAAGGCGCGCTAAGTTACGGCGATGTGGAAGGTTTAGAAGCGTCGGTGGCGGGTAAACTGGCGGAGTTCTTGGTCGCCATTAATGATGCTCAAGCGAAATTGATGGAATCTCTCGCGCCGAAAGAATGGATTTCGACTCTGTATTATTTGGCAGAGCGTTTCTTTTTATTGGAAGAAGACGATGCTTTTCAGGTCCTACTGACTAAGCAGCTTGATGCCTTGACCCTGCAATGGCAGCAAGCGCATTTTGATTCCCCATTAGATCAGCAAGTGATACGCCAGCTGTTATCTCCTTTGTTACAAGAATCTCAAGGCGGTCAGCGCTTCTTAGCAGGTCGAGTGAACTTTTGTACCTTGATGCCCATGCGTTCTGTGCCCTTTAAGGTTATCTGTGTTTTGGGTTTAAACGAAGGGGGTTATCCTCGTAGTGTTGCGCCGATGGGATTTGACCTGATGGTTGGGCAATATCGCAGTGGCGACCGAAGCCGACGGGAAGACGATAAATACTTGTTCCTTGAAGCACTGATGTCAGCACGAGATTGTTTCTATATCAGTTATGTGGGGCGCAGTATTCAAGACAACAGTGAGAAAAATCCGTCTATCTTGGTGAGTGAGCTGTTGGAATACATAGGTCAAAGCTGTGTGTTTGAAGGCGATCAGGCATTAGCGCCAGACGAGTCGCAGAAAACTTTGTTAGAAAAACTGATTCTCGAACATCCGCTGCAGCCATTTAATGCCGCCTACTATGCGACTCAGTCGTCTGTAGAAGTCAATTCGCAGTCATCTGATAAGCGCTTGTACAGCTATGACGAACAATGGTTGCCAGCTCTGCTTAGCGTTCCTATGGATGATGAATATTCCGAGTTTGCACCGCTGGGTGGTTTAGAGCAACCAAGGTTAGAGCTTGCTCTTGATGAATTGTCGCGTTTTATTGGCCATCCGACGCGTTACTTTACCCAGCGTCGATTAAAAGCTTATTTGAGTCTGCAAGAAGAGGAAGAGAAAGAAGACGAGCCGTTTGCCTTGGATGGCTTGGCAGGTTATCAATTACGCGAAGGTTTGCTACAAGCCATGCTAAAAGGCGATGACGATCAGTTTGTCGAGCGCTTATCTTTAATGGGCGCCTTGCCTTATGGCGCGCTGGGTCGCTTGTCTTTGCAGCAGAGTCGTGGTCAATGTCAGCAGCTTTTCTCTGTTTTGCAAGGTTATGCATTGGAAGAGTGCGAACCGATTGAAGTGAACTTGGCCCTTGGCAGTATTGTTCTGCAAGCTTGGTTGGATTTGCCAACGGCGACCACGCGTTTGTCTTATCGCATTGGTGACTTATCTGCCCATCAAAAAATGCAGGCGTGGATCGAGCATTTAGCTTTGTGTGCGCAAGGTACGCCAAAGCAGCATCATCTTATTAATCTGAGCAAAACCGGCAAGTTACTACAGCATAGTTTTATCCTTATCCCGCCGAAGGATGCTCAAGAATATCTAAACACTATGTTGGCGTTATTGCAGCAAGGCTTGTGTCAGCCGATTGCCTTACCGGCCAAAAGTGCGGATGCATGGTGTAAGAGCTATTGTTCGAGCAAAGCGCAAGAAGACTTGGATACAGCTTGGGAGCAAGCATTGAAGCTTTACCAAGACAACAGCAGCGCCTTTACTCGTAGTGAGGTGGACGATGCTTATTGGCAGCGTTATTTCCCCGATTTAAATCGCCAAAAGGAAGCGTTTGTCGCTTTGTGTGAACAAATCTGGTTGCCCATGCATCGTCATTTGGAGGTGATGGAATGA
- a CDS encoding CPXCG motif-containing cysteine-rich protein, translated as MSELIEQDISCPYCGESIEVVIEVLDESQEYIEDCQVCCRPITFNIDTAFDGSTSVSVHSENETY; from the coding sequence ATGAGCGAATTAATCGAACAAGACATCTCCTGCCCTTACTGCGGCGAAAGCATCGAGGTTGTAATAGAAGTACTGGATGAAAGCCAAGAATACATAGAAGACTGCCAAGTCTGCTGCCGACCGATCACCTTCAACATCGACACCGCTTTTGATGGATCAACCTCTGTGTCGGTTCACTCGGAAAATGAGACGTATTGA
- a CDS encoding acyl-CoA thioesterase codes for MSEFEEKAKGRLTTRTVAMPGDTNPAGDIFGGWVVSQMDIAAGICAGQRAQSRVVTVALDGMSFIRPVKVGDILGVYTRVESVGRTSMNILVEAWVRRGRIGRREKVTEGMFKFVAIDESGASTPIPKEEDLPDYVMHGFDD; via the coding sequence ATGTCAGAGTTTGAAGAAAAGGCAAAGGGTCGTCTTACGACTAGGACGGTTGCTATGCCGGGAGATACGAATCCAGCAGGTGATATTTTTGGTGGTTGGGTTGTATCGCAAATGGACATCGCTGCTGGTATTTGTGCGGGCCAGCGTGCTCAATCTCGTGTAGTGACGGTTGCCTTGGATGGCATGAGTTTTATCCGACCAGTAAAGGTAGGTGATATTTTAGGTGTTTATACTAGAGTGGAATCCGTTGGTCGCACTTCAATGAACATTCTGGTGGAAGCTTGGGTTCGTCGTGGTCGTATTGGTCGCCGCGAAAAAGTAACGGAAGGTATGTTTAAGTTTGTTGCAATTGATGAATCTGGGGCATCGACACCAATACCGAAAGAAGAAGACTTGCCAGATTATGTTATGCATGGATTTGACGATTAA
- the hpf gene encoding ribosome hibernation-promoting factor, HPF/YfiA family: MYTTKISGHHIDVTPAIKDHIHEKLSKVSKLTDQITSVNVTLLKDSKSQKAEARVHIPGKEIFAAASSEDRLFHAIDNMVDKLVKQIDKHKTKQSSSNHKTAITH; this comes from the coding sequence ATGTACACTACTAAAATTTCTGGTCACCATATCGATGTAACTCCAGCGATCAAAGATCACATCCATGAAAAACTCAGCAAAGTATCCAAGTTAACAGACCAAATAACCTCAGTAAATGTCACTTTATTGAAAGACAGCAAAAGCCAAAAAGCAGAAGCAAGAGTACATATTCCCGGCAAAGAGATTTTTGCAGCAGCCTCCTCTGAAGACAGATTATTTCACGCAATCGACAACATGGTTGATAAGCTGGTCAAACAAATAGACAAACACAAAACCAAACAATCCAGTAGTAATCACAAAACAGCGATCACTCACTAA
- a CDS encoding EAL and HDOD domain-containing protein, giving the protein MIEFPTVLDDLMMAQQPILKRTKEIFGYELLFRGKDALNANISDGEIATSQVLVNLCIGITELESQLRKPFFINMTTDLMLSDAFFPIDPNTVYIEILESQTITPEFFDALKRWRSAGYRFALDDYQFTAEYQALLPWVSIVKIDVLATPPEQYSTEIAELKSRGLILLAEKVEDSAMFELCKNLGFDLFQGYFLQRPELIKGKKIDSATHGAIELVNALQNRDISIDDIADLVTKNPKLSYQLLRILNSPVCGVAKTVVSIKEAVIFLGLVQLKKWALLITMTSSTSQPSSLLKVLLTRGRCCQLLAENSKSASADSAFMVGLMSGIDAVFNVEKSVVLKQIALDKNVLEAIMNQTGELGAYLSQALSFEEQKWDSIQAMSPAERTVLNRAFLDAMLWSEEVMLSIN; this is encoded by the coding sequence ATGATCGAATTTCCAACGGTGTTAGATGATCTAATGATGGCCCAGCAGCCAATACTCAAAAGAACAAAAGAAATTTTTGGGTACGAATTGTTATTCCGTGGAAAGGACGCCCTAAACGCAAATATTTCTGATGGAGAAATTGCCACCAGCCAAGTATTGGTCAACCTGTGTATTGGCATTACTGAGCTAGAGTCACAACTAAGAAAACCTTTTTTCATTAACATGACAACAGATCTTATGTTGTCCGATGCTTTTTTTCCTATCGACCCCAACACTGTTTATATTGAAATTCTTGAGAGCCAAACGATCACGCCTGAATTCTTCGACGCACTAAAAAGATGGCGATCTGCTGGCTATCGATTTGCCTTAGACGATTATCAGTTTACGGCCGAATACCAAGCTCTCTTACCATGGGTATCCATCGTAAAAATCGATGTTCTGGCCACTCCACCAGAACAATACAGCACTGAAATAGCAGAACTTAAGTCACGCGGTTTAATCTTACTTGCCGAGAAAGTGGAAGATTCTGCCATGTTTGAGCTTTGCAAAAATCTCGGCTTCGACCTGTTTCAAGGCTATTTTTTACAACGCCCAGAGCTCATCAAAGGCAAAAAAATTGACTCTGCAACACATGGTGCTATAGAGCTAGTCAATGCTTTGCAAAACCGAGACATTAGCATTGATGACATAGCCGATTTGGTCACTAAAAACCCCAAGCTGTCTTACCAACTGCTCCGTATCCTAAACAGCCCTGTATGTGGAGTCGCTAAAACCGTTGTTTCAATAAAAGAAGCCGTCATATTTCTTGGGTTAGTACAATTAAAGAAGTGGGCTTTACTTATTACAATGACCTCATCGACAAGCCAACCCAGCTCTTTGCTAAAGGTATTGTTGACTCGTGGGCGTTGCTGCCAACTGCTTGCTGAAAATTCAAAATCAGCTTCCGCTGATTCCGCCTTCATGGTTGGACTCATGTCCGGTATAGACGCGGTTTTTAATGTTGAAAAGTCGGTTGTATTAAAGCAAATCGCCTTAGACAAAAATGTCTTGGAAGCCATTATGAATCAGACAGGGGAATTAGGTGCTTACTTATCACAAGCATTAAGCTTCGAAGAGCAAAAGTGGGACAGCATTCAGGCGATGAGTCCAGCAGAAAGGACAGTACTAAATAGAGCATTTTTAGACGCCATGCTTTGGTCTGAAGAGGTCATGCTGTCAATTAATTAA
- the pgsA gene encoding CDP-diacylglycerol--glycerol-3-phosphate 3-phosphatidyltransferase codes for MNIPNILTSVRIFMIPILVVIYYLPWEGRYYTCAIIFALAAITDWLDGYLARKLDQTTPFGAFFDPVADKLMVSIALVLLVASYSNPLLTLASAVIVGREIVISALREWMAEMGKRASVAVSYIGKLKTTMQMLAIFILLGSRPDTMVAHVGEVVLIAAALLTLWSMYIYLKAAWPELMSKESNKN; via the coding sequence ATGAACATACCAAACATACTGACTTCCGTACGGATCTTCATGATTCCAATTCTTGTGGTGATTTATTATTTGCCGTGGGAAGGGCGTTATTACACCTGCGCGATTATTTTTGCTTTGGCGGCCATTACCGATTGGTTGGATGGTTACTTGGCAAGAAAGCTTGACCAAACGACGCCCTTTGGTGCTTTTTTTGATCCAGTGGCCGATAAGCTCATGGTATCGATTGCCTTGGTCTTATTAGTGGCCAGCTACTCTAATCCATTGCTAACGCTAGCCAGTGCTGTCATCGTCGGTCGCGAGATCGTTATTTCGGCATTGCGTGAATGGATGGCAGAAATGGGCAAGCGCGCCAGCGTAGCGGTTTCTTATATTGGTAAACTGAAAACCACCATGCAGATGTTGGCGATTTTCATCTTGCTAGGAAGTCGACCAGATACCATGGTTGCTCATGTGGGAGAGGTGGTGCTCATTGCTGCGGCCTTACTAACTCTTTGGTCTATGTATATTTATTTAAAAGCGGCGTGGCCTGAGCTAATGTCCAAAGAGTCGAACAAAAACTAA